Below is a window of Myxococcales bacterium DNA.
TCGGGCGGGGTGCCGGGAGCGGATGTGCGCTACGAGGTCCCGAGATCTCCCGACATCGTTGCGTCGGGCGGACATGACACGCGGGCGCTGGCTCGGCTGCTCGAACTGATCGCGGAGCGCTCCGAGTCGCGTGCCTGAGCTTCCCGAAGCAAAACCGGCGCAGCGCACGGACGGTGCGCTGATGATCGCCCTTGCCGCGGGCGCGTGGGGGACCTGGAGTTTATTCTTCAGGCCCGCAGAGGCCATGGGCGGCGTCAGCCCGGCGCTCGAGGCGTTCGTGATCTATGCGACGATCCTCGGTGCGACGGCGCCCCTCGCGCTCCGGGACCGCCCCCGTCGCCGCCGCCCGCTCCGAGCCTGGCTCCTCCTGGGCATACAGGGTGTGTTCGACGCGCTGAACGGCCTGTTGTTCTTCTGGGCGATGCAAAAGACGACGCTCGCGGTGGCCGTGCTCACACACTACCTGGCACCGGTGTTGGTCTCGCTCGGGGCGCCGTTCATGGTCGGCGAGCGTGTGACGCCGAGAACCTGGGGCTCGCTCGGGCTCGCTCTAACGGGACTCGTGGTCTTGTGTGAACCGTGGCGCGGACACGAACGCGCGGCCTGGACGGGCGCTGCTCTGGGCGCCGGCAGCGCGGTCTTCTTTGCGGCGAGCTTGCTCGCGGCGAAACGCCTGGGCAGACATTTTGCGCCCACCGAGATCCTGGCGTGGCACCTGCCGACGGCCCTGCTCACGATCGCCTGTTTTTTGCCTGCAAGCGTGCTGAGTGCGCCGCCTCCCGGTTTGGGCCTGCTGGTGCTCGCCGGGCTCGGTCCCGGTGCTCTCGCCGGCGTGCTCTTCATCCGCGGGCTCGCGCACACCGACGCCAGCCGGGCTTCGGTCTTGATGCTGCTCGAACCGGTCGTTGCG
It encodes the following:
- a CDS encoding DMT family transporter; this translates as MPELPEAKPAQRTDGALMIALAAGAWGTWSLFFRPAEAMGGVSPALEAFVIYATILGATAPLALRDRPRRRRPLRAWLLLGIQGVFDALNGLLFFWAMQKTTLAVAVLTHYLAPVLVSLGAPFMVGERVTPRTWGSLGLALTGLVVLCEPWRGHERAAWTGAALGAGSAVFFAASLLAAKRLGRHFAPTEILAWHLPTALLTIACFLPASVLSAPPPGLGLLVLAGLGPGALAGVLFIRGLAHTDASRASVLMLLEPVVAVVVGILAFREWPGGAAFGGAALVLIAAYRVLSSAPRPPAATQSVRVVASEAADRSESPTGP